The window ATAGCCCATAAGAAACAATATTTAGCTGCTAAGATTGTGAGGCTATGGGCGAGGCTTCATCGGGCTGATAGCGTGTGGCAGGTGGTCAACGTAATTGGGGAATCTCTGAACATATATGCAGATCTACTAGAGCCATAATTATCTAAGTATGGATAGCCTTTTGACAAAGGTATATAGAAACTGAATAAGATACACGTGATTTTTGCTCTGCTCGTAACTTAATGTATCTGTATTTTGTCACCTCTCCATCGTATACGTTAAACTCGCTGAGCTTGGTGTTCTATAAGTTGGCAGTCACCCCAGACCGACCAGAACAAAAAGTATATTATCAACAATCTAATACCAGGGACGAAGAAGTCAGTGGTGTCTGCAAGATCTGAAAGTTCAGCCCAGGCGCCAAATATGGTGGGTTTTCTTGACAGAGGAGAAATTTTATAACTTGCTTCTCCGGGGTCGTTATGACCATGGGAGGATAAGATTagcctctctctttccccGCGATTCCCAAGACTCTTTGTATCTAATTTTCAGTTCATCTCCACTCATTCTATCTTTCTCATGCTAAGGCCCCTGTGCACATTCAATTCTAAATACAGAGACAAATACAACATTACACGCATATTAGACCGCCCCCAAATTGGGGACCCCGAAGATGGCTTGAATGGTTACATGCACACCCAGTTGACCTAAGTGGTGGGGGCGGGGCTGTTAACAAACTAGAGTGGAAACATTGAAGTTGATCCCATCCACGCATGTGTTGAGGGGTCATCACGACCACAGGAGAATCGAACCAGGAAGAATTATGTTGTCAGATACACCACTGTTGGgcgggagaaaaaaaaccgCGCCTCCAACGTAGATTTGTGTCTGTTAAGGTCTTTATAGGTTTTACTCTCTCTGTCCGTCCACTCGCTTTTGTTGGTCATGGCCAAAGCAGGTCTCACGAAGATAAACTAGCCTTGGCAATTCGATGACAATGTCTTCTAATCCAAGTATCAACCTATTTACCTGGCTCACTGCCAACGGGATTAAAGTGTCTATTACACTCGAAGAGCTGTCCATACCATATCAGGTCACGGAGGTGGACATCTCAACCAATGCTCAGAAAGAGCCTTGGttcatcaagatcaatcCCAATGGCCGGATTCCGGCTATCTTAGATGATGGGCGGCGAGTTTTTGAGAGCGGTGCAATTCTGTTGTATCTGGCGGATAAGTACGACTCTGAAGGCAAAATTAGCTACCAGTTTGGTACATCCGAGTATTATGAACAGCTGAGCTGGATAATGTTCCAAGTAGGAGGTGTTGGGCCAATGCAAGGTGAGAGAAGTTTTTGACTACGTTATGGCAATCCTTGTACTTAAGACGTTTAAATCGACAGGTCAAGCAAATCATTTTCGCCTCATGGCAAGAGAATATTCCCAATATGCTATTGACCGGTACATGGCTGAGACTCGGAGGTTGTATTCCGTGCTGAATGAAAGGCTTGGGGCATCTCCTTGGCTAGCTGGTAACAAGTATACTATTGCGGACATTTGCAACTACGGTTGGGTTAGATACGGACCAATTGCTCTTGGAATAGACCTAGATGACTTCCCCCATCTGAAGCGGTGGCACGATGCTATTCACGGAAGGACGGCAGTCCAGAGAGGCCTAAATGTTCCACGAGTGGTTCCGGATGAGCAGTTAAGGGAGAGGTATAGACTcatggaagaaaagacaactGCTCTTCAAAGTTGACTGTGTTGGAATATCTTCAAGATCTGAGACCATAATAATAGCAGAAATAAATTTTGCTGATCCATCAATTTGAGTTGTACCAATTAGCCCATTACCAAGGCCGTATACACTCGCCCGTAAGCCCCCAAAGGCCGCTCACTACGCCCTTGTGGGGACATACTCGCTATCAATGTGACAAAAGATCAAAAATAAAGTCTATTGGTTGTGTTTCTTGTCATTTCGTTCCCTCTAACTCTCCGGGCTTACCTCCACCCATCGGCCTGCAAACTAGACGCACTCTCCTCGCCCCACGCTAGCTCCAGAACATGCACATCAAGTAGGTGCTAGCGTGCTCCTTTATCAATATTGCATGTGCCATGCGACGGATACAGCTACAGATAATGATAGATCTTGATGCCAGTGATGCCATTAAGTTATTCTAGATCTATCTCAACTGAAATACAATAATTAGTTTACTTGGCTTCGAGGACGCGACTGCAGAAGTCGACCTGAAGAGTGTATCATCTAGAGCATGACGCTAGGCACACCGGAACGAGTTCTGAGGTAAAATCTTTGGACATTGAAAACTTCTAAATTGGCGCTGTCCTAGTGAATATTACTAAGAATGGTTCATTGCACATGAGGAAGCACCTCTGACAGCTCTCTAGTATGTTCACCATTCGCAACCATCTCATTAATGACGCGAGTCGCTGTCTTTGTGGCCTCTATCCCAGCAGGTACCCCGCAGTATATCGAGGATTGCAGAATGGCCTCACGAATCTCAAGCTCCGTCAAGCCGTTGTTGATGGCCCCGCGGATATGAATTGCCAGCTCTGGCCAGCTTTTTAGCCCGATCAGCATACCGATATCTAAAGAAGCCGGTAGCGTAATTAGTTAAATGTCTTATGCTGCATAGCAAATTGCACATCTGAACACATTGAAGGCCAGTATTCATATCAACTTACTAAGAAGACTGCGCTGCTGGAATGTTAAGCCTGGGCGAGACCAAATGTTACCCCAGCAATACCTGTGTTTTATCAGTATCTTGTGGGCCTGGCATTTTAACTAGGCCCAGAACTCCCTTACTCAGTAACGAGTTGCTGGTTGGGATAGGCAAATTCCGTTGAGCCATTCTTTAAGGCTGTGTCAACATAGGCATCGCCAACCACCTTTCGTCGATTTTTGAGACCAATTGCAAACATCTCGTCGCTGAAGTGGTCGGGCTTAGAACCATTGGCAGACATATTGAACTGGGATGAGTATATGCAAGCTGGGTAAGGAACTCAGATGAGCAGCATGGagtaaagaaaaataagcaATATCGTTGACCCAAAACTGGCGAGAATCACTTGAATGGAGTGTACATTGCCGCAGAGCCTTTAAAGTGCATTTCCAACAATACATAAGTAAGTTCCGATCAGTCCCAGAAGACGTGAtggctgaagatgtcgagaTTAACCACTCTCCAAATTGGAGCGCTTTATTTCCGGATCGCCAACCTCGGCCGACATTGCGAGCTTACCATGGCGTTCAGAGTTGCACACTTCAGAGG of the Trichoderma breve strain T069 chromosome 4, whole genome shotgun sequence genome contains:
- a CDS encoding carboxymuconolactone decarboxylase family domain-containing protein, translated to MSANGSKPDHFSDEMFAIGLKNRRKVVGDAYVDTALKNGSTEFAYPNQQLVTEYCWGNIWSRPGLTFQQRSLLNIGMLIGLKSWPELAIHIRGAINNGLTELEIREAILQSSIYCGVPAGIEATKTATRVINEMVANGEHTRELSEVLPHVQ